A single region of the Aptenodytes patagonicus chromosome 7, bAptPat1.pri.cur, whole genome shotgun sequence genome encodes:
- the LOC143163282 gene encoding carnitine O-palmitoyltransferase 1, liver isoform-like isoform X4 produces MAEAHQAVAFQFTVTPDGIDLRMSHEALKQIYLSGVHSWKKKFIRFKNGIITGVYPASPSSWLIVVVGVMSTMYAKIDPSLGIIAKINRTLDTTGYMSNQTQNIVSGILFGTGLWVALIVTMRYSLKMLLSYHGWMFAEHGKLSAGTKFWMALVKLFSGRKPMLYSFQTSLPRLPVPAVKDTVNRYLESVQPLMDDEEFRRMEGLAKDFAFNLGPRLQWYLKLKSWWATNYVSDWWEEYIYLRGRGPIMVNSNYFAMDFLYLSPTTLQAARAGNVIHAILLYRKKLDRQEIKPILLMGSTVPLCSAQWERMFNTSRIPGEESDTLQHVKDSKHIVVYHKGRYFKVWLYHDGRLLKPREIEQQMQRILDDDSEPQAGEEKLAALTAGDRVPWAKARQAYFSHGKNKQSLDAIEKAAFFVTLDDIEQGYRKEDPVRSLDTYAKSLIHGRCYDRWFDKTFTLIIFKNGRTGLNAEHSWADAPIVGHLWENAMATEYLELGYSEDGHCKGDTNQNIPIPTKLQWEIPEECQEVIERSLSTAIALADDVDFHSFFFDAFGKGLIKKAKTSPDAFVQLALQLAHYRDMGKFSLTYEASMTRLFREGRTETVRSCTVESCNFVRTMEDPTENNENKLKFFRLAAAKHQHLYRLAMTGAGIDRHLFCLYVVSKYLAVDSPFLKEVLSEPWRLSTSQTPQQHIDLKKNPEMLSCGGGFGPVADDGYGVSYIILDENSIHFHVSSKISCSETDSHRFGKNIQKAMIDIMGLFNHSKNCTK; encoded by the exons aatggAATTATCACTGGCGTTTATCCTGCTAGCCCATCTAGCTGGCTTATTGTAGTTGTGGGTGTGATGTCAACAATGTATGCCAAAATTGATCCTTCTTTAGGAATAATAGCTAAAATCAACCGAACACTTGATACAAC tggCTATATGTCAAACCAAACACAGAACATCGTGAGTGGAATCCTTTTCGGCACAGGGCTTTGGGTTGCCCTTATTGTCACAATGCGCTACTCtctaaaaatgctgctttcctATCATGGTTGGATGTTCGCTGAACATGGCAAACTTTCTGCAGGCACCAAGTTTTGGATG gcacTTGTAAAACTCTTCTCAGGACGTAAACCCATGTTATACAGTTTCCAGACATCTTTACCACGATTGCCAGTTCCAGCTGTTAAAGACACAGTCAATAGG TATCTGGAATCAGTTCAGCCACTTATGGATGATGAAGAGTTCAGAAGAATGGAGGGTCTTGCCAaagattttgcatttaatttgggACCAAGGCTTCAGTGGTATTTGAAGCTAAAATCCTGGTGGGCCACAAACTAT GTTAGTGATTGGTGGGAAGAATATATCTACCTTAGAGGACGTGGACCGATTATGGTTAATAGTAACTATTTTGCAATG GACTTCCTTTATTTATCTCCCACAACCCTGCAGGCAGCTAGAGCTGGTAATGTTATCCATGCCATCCTGCTCTATCGGAAAAAACTGGATAGACAAGAAATCAAGCCA ATTCTTCTGATGGGATCTACTGTTCCACTCTGCTCAGCTCAGTGGGAAAGGATGTTTAATACCTCCCGTATCCCAGGAGAGGAATCAG ATACTCTCCAGCATGTGAAAGACAGTAAACACATTGTTGTGTATCATAAGGGCCGTTACTTCAAAGTGTGGCTGTACCATGATGGTAGACTGTTGAAACCCCGAGAAATTGAACAGCAGATGCAAAGAATTCTTGATGATGATTCAGAGCCTCAGGCTGGTGAAGAGAAACTAGCAGCTCTTACTGCAGGAGATAG AGTACCATGGGCTAAAGCTCGACAGGCTTATTTTAGCCATGGAAAGAACAAACAGTCCTTAGATGCtattgaaaaagcagcattttttgtGACATTGGATGACATCGAGCAAGGGTACAGGAAAGAAGATCCAGTGAGGTCACTGGATACATACGCAAAATCATTAATACATGGCAGATGTTATGACAG GTGGTTTGATAAAACATTCACTCTTATAATATTCAAAAATGGCAGAACGGGTCTGAATGCAGAGCACTCTTGGGCAGATGCTCCTATTGTTGGACACCTGTGGGAG AATGCAATGGCAACTGAGTATCTTGAACTGGGCTATTCAGAAGATGGGCATTGCAAAGGAGATACCAATCAAAATATTCCTATTCCTACAAAACTACAATGGGAAATTCCAGAAGAA tgTCAAGAAGTGATTGAGAGGTCTCTGAGCACTGCCATAGCTCTGGCAGATGATGTGGACttccattcatttttctttgatgCTTTTGGGAAGGGActaataaagaaagcaaaaaccagcCCTGATGCCTTCGTGCAACTTGCCCTGCAGCTTGCTCACTATCGG gaTATGGGAAAATTTTCTTTAACATATGAAGCCTCTATGACACGCTTGTTCAGAGAAGGCAGGACCGAAACTGTTCGTTCGTGTACTGTTGAATCATGTAATTTTGTTCGAACCATGGAAGACCCAACTGAAAAT AATGAAAATAAGCTTAAGTTCTTTCGGCTTGCTGCTGCCAAACATCAGCACTTATATCGTCTTGCCATgactggtgctggcattgaccgCCATCTGTTCTGCCTTTATGTTGTGTCCAAGTACCTTGCTGTAGATTCTCCTTTCCTTAAGGAA GTTTTGTCAGAGCCTTGGAGGCTGTCAACGAGTCAGACACCACAGCAACACATTGATCTAAAGAAGAACCCTGAGATGTTATCCTGTGGTGGAGGATTTGGACCG GTGGCTGATGATGGTTATGGTGTTTCTTATATTATCTTGGATGAAAATTCTATCCATTTCCATGTCTCCAGCAAAATATCTTGTTCTGAGACG gattcTCATCGTTTTGGAAAAAACATCCAAAAAGCAATGATTGACATCATGGGTTTATTTAACCATAGTAAAAACTGTACCAAGTGA
- the LOC143163282 gene encoding carnitine O-palmitoyltransferase 1, liver isoform-like isoform X5, giving the protein MAEAHQAVAFQFTVTPDGIDLRMSHEALKQIYLSGVHSWKKKFIRFKNGIITGVYPASPSSWLIVVVGVMSTMYAKIDPSLGIIAKINRTLDTTGYMSNQTQNIVSGILFGTGLWVALIVTMRYSLKMLLSYHGWMFAEHGKLSAGTKFWMALVKLFSGRKPMLYSFQTSLPRLPVPAVKDTVNRYLESVQPLMDDEEFRRMEGLAKDFAFNLGPRLQWYLKLKSWWATNYVSDWWEEYIYLRGRGPIMVNSNYFAMDFLYLSPTTLQAARAGNVIHAILLYRKKLDRQEIKPILLMGSTVPLCSAQWERMFNTSRIPGEESDTLQHVKDSKHIVVYHKGRYFKVWLYHDGRLLKPREIEQQMQRILDDDSEPQAGEEKLAALTAGDRVPWAKARQAYFSHGKNKQSLDAIEKAAFFVTLDDIEQGYRKEDPVRSLDTYAKSLIHGRCYDRWFDKTFTLIIFKNGRTGLNAEHSWADAPIVGHLWENAMATEYLELGYSEDGHCKGDTNQNIPIPTKLQWEIPEECQEVIERSLSTAIALADDVDFHSFFFDAFGKGLIKKAKTSPDAFVQLALQLAHYRDMGKFSLTYEASMTRLFREGRTETVRSCTVESCNFVRTMEDPTENTCWFITALHWE; this is encoded by the exons aatggAATTATCACTGGCGTTTATCCTGCTAGCCCATCTAGCTGGCTTATTGTAGTTGTGGGTGTGATGTCAACAATGTATGCCAAAATTGATCCTTCTTTAGGAATAATAGCTAAAATCAACCGAACACTTGATACAAC tggCTATATGTCAAACCAAACACAGAACATCGTGAGTGGAATCCTTTTCGGCACAGGGCTTTGGGTTGCCCTTATTGTCACAATGCGCTACTCtctaaaaatgctgctttcctATCATGGTTGGATGTTCGCTGAACATGGCAAACTTTCTGCAGGCACCAAGTTTTGGATG gcacTTGTAAAACTCTTCTCAGGACGTAAACCCATGTTATACAGTTTCCAGACATCTTTACCACGATTGCCAGTTCCAGCTGTTAAAGACACAGTCAATAGG TATCTGGAATCAGTTCAGCCACTTATGGATGATGAAGAGTTCAGAAGAATGGAGGGTCTTGCCAaagattttgcatttaatttgggACCAAGGCTTCAGTGGTATTTGAAGCTAAAATCCTGGTGGGCCACAAACTAT GTTAGTGATTGGTGGGAAGAATATATCTACCTTAGAGGACGTGGACCGATTATGGTTAATAGTAACTATTTTGCAATG GACTTCCTTTATTTATCTCCCACAACCCTGCAGGCAGCTAGAGCTGGTAATGTTATCCATGCCATCCTGCTCTATCGGAAAAAACTGGATAGACAAGAAATCAAGCCA ATTCTTCTGATGGGATCTACTGTTCCACTCTGCTCAGCTCAGTGGGAAAGGATGTTTAATACCTCCCGTATCCCAGGAGAGGAATCAG ATACTCTCCAGCATGTGAAAGACAGTAAACACATTGTTGTGTATCATAAGGGCCGTTACTTCAAAGTGTGGCTGTACCATGATGGTAGACTGTTGAAACCCCGAGAAATTGAACAGCAGATGCAAAGAATTCTTGATGATGATTCAGAGCCTCAGGCTGGTGAAGAGAAACTAGCAGCTCTTACTGCAGGAGATAG AGTACCATGGGCTAAAGCTCGACAGGCTTATTTTAGCCATGGAAAGAACAAACAGTCCTTAGATGCtattgaaaaagcagcattttttgtGACATTGGATGACATCGAGCAAGGGTACAGGAAAGAAGATCCAGTGAGGTCACTGGATACATACGCAAAATCATTAATACATGGCAGATGTTATGACAG GTGGTTTGATAAAACATTCACTCTTATAATATTCAAAAATGGCAGAACGGGTCTGAATGCAGAGCACTCTTGGGCAGATGCTCCTATTGTTGGACACCTGTGGGAG AATGCAATGGCAACTGAGTATCTTGAACTGGGCTATTCAGAAGATGGGCATTGCAAAGGAGATACCAATCAAAATATTCCTATTCCTACAAAACTACAATGGGAAATTCCAGAAGAA tgTCAAGAAGTGATTGAGAGGTCTCTGAGCACTGCCATAGCTCTGGCAGATGATGTGGACttccattcatttttctttgatgCTTTTGGGAAGGGActaataaagaaagcaaaaaccagcCCTGATGCCTTCGTGCAACTTGCCCTGCAGCTTGCTCACTATCGG gaTATGGGAAAATTTTCTTTAACATATGAAGCCTCTATGACACGCTTGTTCAGAGAAGGCAGGACCGAAACTGTTCGTTCGTGTACTGTTGAATCATGTAATTTTGTTCGAACCATGGAAGACCCAACTGAAAAT acttgTTGGTTCATTACTGCCCTTCATTGGGAATGA